A section of the Deltaproteobacteria bacterium genome encodes:
- a CDS encoding MotA/TolQ/ExbB proton channel family protein gives MDIATFAGIFSAFALVLSAIMMGGGLGLFVNVPSLMIVAGGTLGATLINYPLKEVFKVVKVVRNAFFAKQFSPAEAIANFVTLAGQARREGILALEPAIKDMDDEFARTGLQLAMDGMEPESIQAILETELEYIQERHKLGAEIFTTMGTFAPALGMIGTLIGLVQMLQTMDDPSTIGPAMAVALLTTFYGAIMANIIFNPIAGKLRTRSTEEVLAKELTIEGVMCIAKGENPRILEQRLKAFIAPKQREQASS, from the coding sequence ATGGATATTGCTACCTTTGCGGGCATATTTTCTGCCTTCGCCCTTGTACTCAGCGCCATCATGATGGGAGGAGGTCTCGGCCTCTTCGTTAACGTGCCATCGCTGATGATTGTGGCTGGCGGCACCCTGGGGGCTACCCTAATCAACTACCCTCTCAAAGAAGTTTTCAAGGTTGTAAAGGTGGTAAGAAACGCCTTTTTCGCCAAGCAGTTCTCGCCTGCGGAAGCAATCGCCAATTTTGTGACGCTTGCGGGCCAGGCGAGAAGAGAGGGCATACTTGCCCTGGAGCCGGCCATCAAGGATATGGACGATGAATTTGCCCGCACCGGGCTGCAGCTTGCCATGGACGGTATGGAGCCGGAGTCGATTCAGGCCATCCTGGAGACGGAGCTGGAATACATCCAGGAACGGCACAAGCTTGGTGCCGAAATATTCACCACCATGGGAACCTTCGCTCCTGCCCTCGGCATGATTGGAACGCTCATAGGTCTGGTGCAGATGCTGCAGACAATGGATGATCCAAGCACCATCGGTCCAGCCATGGCAGTGGCCCTGCTGACTACATTCTATGGTGCCATCATGGCGAATATTATCTTCAACCCCATTGCTGGAAAGCTGCGTACGCGCAGCACAGAAGAGGTGCTTGCCAAAGAACTGACAATTGAAGGGGTAATGTGCATAGCCAAAGGTGAAAATCCGAGGATCCTGGAGCAGAGGCTGAAAGCCTTCATTGCTCCAAAGCAGCGTGAACAAGCCTCGAGCTAG
- the fliM gene encoding flagellar motor switch protein FliM: MNKVLSQDEVNALLKGMSEGEVTTESQSSGKSSEVTAFDFADRSAYLKKRPIQLDSINERFVKSFAKVLTSALSRSVDVQGKEVEFKTYGEFSNSLPLPSSLHLFQMAPLQGVGLVVLESRLIFALLEAFFGASGDGPTEITEREFTQIESALIRKVVQMALQAQQKAWEPVHPVNFVLQTSETNPEMVNMSAPDEAVFVIPFSIVLEEPVGDITFCLAYSTLEPIRNQLDAAFHAQEQAPGHSWQQIFREHLHKTKVEVEVELGRAMISAGELLQLRPGDIIVLEQQFTDPVMAKVEGVPKMHGFAGVRRGKKAFRLNGLYEE, translated from the coding sequence ATGAACAAGGTGCTTTCTCAAGACGAGGTCAATGCCCTGCTCAAAGGCATGTCTGAGGGTGAGGTGACAACAGAGTCGCAGAGCAGCGGCAAGAGCTCTGAGGTAACAGCCTTCGATTTTGCCGATCGCAGTGCCTATCTAAAGAAAAGACCCATACAGCTCGATTCCATTAATGAGCGCTTCGTCAAATCCTTTGCCAAAGTTCTCACCAGTGCCCTGAGCCGCTCCGTAGATGTGCAGGGCAAGGAGGTGGAATTCAAGACTTATGGAGAATTCAGCAATTCTCTGCCTCTGCCCTCGAGTCTGCATCTCTTTCAGATGGCGCCCCTGCAGGGTGTTGGCCTGGTGGTGCTGGAGTCGCGCTTGATTTTTGCTCTTTTGGAGGCATTTTTTGGTGCCAGCGGTGATGGTCCCACAGAAATTACTGAAAGAGAGTTTACCCAGATCGAAAGCGCCCTCATCCGCAAAGTGGTGCAGATGGCCCTGCAAGCGCAGCAAAAGGCCTGGGAGCCAGTTCATCCTGTGAATTTTGTTCTGCAGACCTCGGAGACGAACCCTGAGATGGTCAACATGAGCGCTCCTGATGAGGCGGTTTTTGTAATTCCTTTTTCTATAGTCCTGGAAGAGCCTGTGGGTGACATCACCTTTTGTCTGGCCTACTCTACCCTCGAGCCCATTCGCAATCAGCTAGATGCCGCCTTTCACGCCCAGGAACAAGCCCCTGGCCACAGCTGGCAGCAGATATTCCGGGAGCATCTTCACAAGACCAAGGTTGAAGTTGAAGTGGAACTGGGCCGAGCCATGATTTCGGCCGGCGAACTTCTGCAGCTGCGTCCAGGTGACATTATCGTTCTCGAGCAACAGTTCACTGACCCAGTGATGGCCAAAGTAGAGGGAGTACCCAAAATGCATGGCTTTGCCGGAGTGCGGCGAGGTAAAAAGGCATTCAGACTAAATGGGCTCTATGAAGAGTAG
- the fliN gene encoding flagellar motor switch protein FliN, with translation MGSMKSRAAHAGTREGSMTAVEEKTAGTAEDTAAEESVSQSEAVEEELGDTEPTSEEEAKETVFSELQEDGSSQETPRNLDFLLDVPLEVTVELGRARMLIADLLRLGPGAIVELGKAAGEPLDIFVNDKLMGRGEVVVVNDKFAVRLADIISPAERVKKLA, from the coding sequence ATGGGCTCTATGAAGAGTAGAGCTGCGCACGCAGGCACAAGGGAGGGTTCCATGACAGCAGTAGAAGAAAAGACCGCAGGGACTGCTGAAGATACGGCAGCAGAAGAAAGTGTGTCACAGAGCGAGGCAGTGGAGGAAGAGCTTGGCGACACTGAGCCCACGTCTGAGGAAGAGGCCAAGGAGACGGTTTTTTCAGAACTCCAGGAAGATGGCAGCAGTCAAGAAACTCCACGCAACCTGGATTTCTTGTTGGACGTTCCGCTGGAAGTGACTGTGGAGCTGGGGCGAGCACGCATGCTGATTGCAGATTTGCTCAGACTTGGTCCAGGGGCGATAGTCGAACTTGGCAAGGCTGCCGGAGAGCCGCTGGATATTTTCGTCAATGACAAACTTATGGGGCGTGGGGAAGTGGTGGTGGTGAACGACAAGTTCGCGGTGCGCCTGGCAGATATCATCAGTCCAGCAGAGAGAGTAAAAAAGCTAGCCTGA
- a CDS encoding flagellar basal body-associated FliL family protein, with protein MADEQKNPSSKDEQPRKKSKKKLFIILGISMLILLGGGGVAWKTGLASKFLGKDSQQEQKKSSSEGGSGEHMGPIYSLGTFVVNLNDPVRRSYLKIKADLELSNDKASQLVEERLPQLRDTIILILSSKNFEDILSIEGKMRLRQELLRELNRRLGKDTIKTMYFTEFVVQ; from the coding sequence ATGGCAGATGAACAGAAAAATCCTAGCAGCAAAGATGAGCAACCAAGGAAGAAGTCAAAGAAAAAGCTTTTCATTATCCTGGGGATCAGCATGTTAATTTTGCTGGGAGGGGGCGGAGTAGCCTGGAAAACAGGGCTGGCCTCCAAATTTCTTGGCAAAGATTCTCAGCAGGAACAGAAGAAATCCTCCAGTGAAGGGGGTTCCGGGGAACACATGGGCCCCATCTATTCTCTGGGCACCTTTGTGGTGAATCTCAATGATCCGGTGCGAAGGAGCTATCTCAAGATCAAAGCAGACCTGGAGCTCTCCAACGACAAGGCCAGCCAACTGGTGGAAGAGAGGCTGCCGCAGCTGCGCGACACCATCATATTGATTCTCAGCAGCAAAAATTTTGAAGATATCCTCAGTATTGAAGGCAAAATGCGTCTCCGCCAGGAACTTCTGCGAGAACTAAACAGGCGTCTGGGGAAAGATACCATCAAGACTATGTACTTTACTGAATTCGTGGTGCAGTAA
- a CDS encoding flagellar hook-length control protein FliK: MNSIPVNNLPLPSGEQLAGESSSQDAQGSFAFSLGQVRAREKTSAVCPQQQRTAEEEQGTAALAVLQDKRLDHPAEAEGYPWPTSSELRSFFEEQGVSQEQLQRLLQRFSAKDDNNDMQMLLAALLTAGGSRFMEGTVRQAAGAGRGETAELPAFLKRLSAAQAGKVSVERLLALRQQALEVLESWDRGGRSGLQEFLQAASAGSTASGQQVAPDAAAPHDFLIRLHHGLHPVKKQNGLAAGDRRSFSVAPSWFADSEGEGDVGLFAAQTLGDGTSTQQAKVFSASSRLAKEICSTFQKVKVAKPARHPEAIMKDNPLLVSYQESAAAAAGASRGDAVQSPLPPGRIPFLELPVQLGQRLLVMASAGQYRTRLRLHPPELGQIQLEIHLKKDHLTATLVAESHAVKELIEAHLLQLRQHLAQHNLHLESFQVSVNRERSPYPQLNEDRFQENKRGGAPRISPVAPSGTGEEEPSVQQVERLISGRRVDLFA, translated from the coding sequence TTGAACTCCATTCCAGTAAACAATTTGCCGCTGCCTTCCGGAGAACAGCTGGCTGGAGAAAGTTCCAGCCAGGACGCTCAAGGGAGCTTTGCCTTTTCTCTGGGTCAAGTCAGGGCTCGCGAGAAGACCTCGGCTGTCTGCCCCCAACAGCAGCGGACTGCTGAGGAAGAGCAGGGAACAGCAGCCCTGGCGGTTCTCCAGGACAAACGGCTAGATCATCCTGCAGAAGCAGAAGGTTATCCCTGGCCCACCTCGTCGGAGCTTCGCTCATTTTTTGAAGAACAGGGGGTGAGCCAGGAGCAGCTGCAACGATTGCTCCAACGATTTTCTGCAAAGGACGACAATAATGATATGCAGATGCTGCTGGCTGCCCTGCTGACAGCTGGTGGTTCACGGTTTATGGAAGGAACTGTCCGGCAGGCAGCCGGGGCAGGCAGGGGAGAAACAGCAGAGCTGCCGGCTTTCCTGAAGCGATTATCTGCGGCACAAGCCGGCAAAGTCTCTGTGGAGAGGTTGCTGGCGCTGAGACAGCAGGCGTTGGAAGTACTCGAATCCTGGGATAGAGGCGGCCGTTCAGGCCTGCAGGAATTCCTGCAGGCAGCTTCCGCAGGCAGCACAGCCAGCGGCCAACAAGTTGCCCCGGATGCGGCCGCCCCGCATGATTTCCTGATAAGACTCCATCACGGCCTGCATCCTGTCAAGAAACAGAATGGCTTGGCTGCAGGTGACAGGAGGAGTTTCTCGGTAGCCCCCTCATGGTTTGCCGACTCAGAAGGCGAGGGAGATGTTGGCCTGTTTGCCGCGCAGACTCTTGGGGATGGCACTTCAACGCAGCAGGCGAAGGTCTTTTCTGCCTCCAGCCGTCTCGCCAAGGAGATCTGCTCGACTTTCCAAAAAGTGAAAGTGGCAAAGCCTGCCAGGCACCCGGAGGCGATCATGAAAGATAACCCTCTGCTGGTTTCTTATCAGGAATCAGCGGCAGCCGCTGCAGGTGCCTCCCGGGGGGATGCAGTACAAAGTCCGCTTCCACCAGGGCGAATTCCTTTTCTCGAGCTGCCTGTCCAGCTCGGGCAGCGGTTGCTTGTCATGGCCTCAGCTGGCCAGTACCGCACACGACTGCGGCTCCATCCGCCTGAACTCGGACAGATTCAACTCGAGATCCACCTCAAGAAGGATCACCTTACAGCTACCCTGGTGGCGGAGTCGCACGCGGTGAAGGAGCTTATTGAAGCGCATCTGCTGCAACTTCGACAGCACCTGGCCCAACACAACCTGCATCTAGAATCGTTTCAAGTGAGCGTGAACAGGGAGAGGTCGCCTTACCCTCAGCTGAATGAGGATCGTTTTCAGGAAAACAAGCGAGGAGGCGCCCCGAGGATCTCACCCGTGGCGCCATCCGGAACCGGTGAAGAGGAGCCATCTGTTCAACAGGTTGAACGTCTAATTTCCGGCCGCAGGGTCGACCTCTTTGCCTGA
- a CDS encoding flagellar motor protein MotB, translating to MRKKKKSDASGLDPMGWMTTFTDLVTLLMTFFVLLNSIAIIDEERQRLALNSFIGSLGILGGGLSAIESAPRSMLPPSAPIEKAIEEPELIEQLLRSKIASGLSVAGKGLPRIISIKDAVLFEPGDYHLKPEARSFLLELAHYLNLNDYPIRIEGHTDDMIRASPGIMSDWQLSGLRALAVLRFMVKEGKVAARRLSAFGYGSHRPIAPNNTALNRAKNRRVNIILDERDKQVGEHMEDKLRRPLLYEFKGFLFRMFNP from the coding sequence GTGAGGAAAAAGAAAAAATCTGATGCCAGTGGTCTCGACCCCATGGGATGGATGACCACTTTTACCGATCTGGTCACCCTGTTGATGACATTTTTCGTTCTGTTGAATTCCATCGCTATTATTGATGAGGAAAGACAGCGCCTGGCCCTCAATTCTTTCATTGGCAGTCTGGGCATCCTGGGAGGAGGGTTGTCGGCCATTGAGAGCGCCCCACGCAGCATGCTCCCCCCATCTGCGCCTATTGAGAAGGCCATAGAGGAGCCGGAACTGATTGAACAGCTTCTGCGCAGCAAGATTGCCAGCGGCTTGAGTGTGGCAGGCAAGGGATTGCCGCGGATCATAAGTATCAAGGACGCGGTGCTCTTCGAACCTGGGGACTACCATCTCAAACCAGAAGCTCGTTCATTTCTGCTGGAGCTGGCTCATTATCTCAATTTGAACGACTATCCTATTCGTATTGAAGGGCACACAGATGACATGATCAGAGCCTCCCCCGGCATAATGAGTGACTGGCAGCTCAGCGGCTTGCGAGCCCTGGCTGTGTTGCGCTTTATGGTCAAAGAGGGAAAGGTGGCAGCCAGGCGTCTTTCGGCCTTTGGCTACGGCAGCCACCGACCCATTGCACCCAACAATACCGCCTTGAACCGGGCCAAGAATCGCCGGGTGAATATCATTCTGGACGAGAGAGACAAACAAGTGGGCGAGCACATGGAAGACAAGCTTCGCAGGCCTCTGTTGTATGAGTTCAAGGGATTCCTGTTTCGGATGTTCAATCCCTAG
- the fliP gene encoding flagellar type III secretion system pore protein FliP (The bacterial flagellar biogenesis protein FliP forms a type III secretion system (T3SS)-type pore required for flagellar assembly.): MRRLAEKCRNGGEASFFPRGAVRVFVVAALAATALIILLPKAAMAESLTLPSVNFSLEQATEPQRVSVLLEILFILTVLSLAPAILVLMTSFTRIVVVFSFLRQALGTQQMPPNQVLVGLALFLTFFLMTPAWQQVNSQALQPYLASELTQKEALDRAVKPLREFMLKQTRQQDLALFVKAAKLARPDNKENVPILVLIPAFVISELKTAFQIGFLLYIPFLIIDMVVASVLLSMGMMMLPPIMISLPFKILLFVLVDGWSLLVGSLLKSFV; the protein is encoded by the coding sequence ATGAGGCGGTTGGCTGAGAAATGTCGAAATGGTGGAGAAGCCTCATTCTTTCCTCGTGGGGCTGTGCGAGTGTTCGTTGTGGCGGCATTAGCTGCCACAGCCTTGATCATTCTGCTGCCGAAGGCAGCCATGGCCGAATCCCTGACCCTGCCGTCCGTGAATTTTTCACTGGAGCAGGCCACAGAGCCACAGCGGGTGTCAGTTCTCCTGGAAATTCTCTTCATCCTCACTGTACTTTCCCTGGCGCCGGCCATATTGGTTCTCATGACCTCTTTTACCAGGATCGTGGTGGTGTTCTCTTTCTTGCGCCAGGCCCTCGGCACCCAGCAGATGCCGCCGAACCAGGTGCTTGTTGGCCTGGCACTGTTCCTCACCTTCTTTCTCATGACGCCTGCCTGGCAACAGGTAAACAGTCAGGCACTGCAGCCATATCTGGCGAGTGAGCTGACACAGAAGGAGGCCCTGGACAGGGCGGTCAAACCCCTGAGAGAGTTCATGCTGAAGCAGACGAGGCAGCAGGATCTTGCCCTGTTCGTCAAGGCGGCAAAGCTTGCACGCCCGGATAACAAGGAAAATGTCCCCATACTGGTGCTCATTCCTGCCTTTGTCATCAGTGAACTGAAGACAGCCTTTCAGATCGGCTTCCTGCTCTATATTCCTTTTCTCATCATAGACATGGTGGTGGCCAGTGTACTTCTCTCCATGGGAATGATGATGCTGCCGCCGATAATGATCTCTTTGCCTTTCAAGATACTGCTGTTCGTCCTGGTAGACGGCTGGTCCCTGCTGGTGGGCTCGCTGCTGAAAAGCTTTGTGTGA
- the fliR gene encoding flagellar biosynthetic protein FliR, which yields MPYELLYSLLSTPRLYSFFFIFFRVSVCLFLLPFFGSVNLPTVWKASLSLLLALFLSQVVPVQPLVVQSSVQMVLMICAETLLGVVLALSVRIILAGFQIAGQFIGFQMGYSIVNVIDPQSGSQSSILAQFSYILAILIFLLINGHHLLLQAVIRSFELIPPGGFVLQAGIYAKLVKLSSIMFQVAVRISAPVMIALLLTTVALGLICKTVPQINILIVGFPLNIGIGLLIFGISMGTLVPYFSRLLKQLLPVVYGLIQSG from the coding sequence ATGCCATATGAACTCCTCTACAGTCTACTCTCTACCCCCCGGCTCTATAGCTTTTTCTTCATCTTTTTCCGGGTGAGTGTCTGTCTTTTCCTGCTGCCGTTTTTCGGAAGCGTCAATTTGCCGACGGTATGGAAGGCCAGTCTGTCGTTGCTGCTGGCGCTTTTTCTCAGTCAGGTTGTTCCCGTGCAGCCTCTGGTGGTGCAGTCGAGCGTGCAAATGGTGCTGATGATCTGTGCCGAGACGCTCCTCGGCGTGGTGCTTGCCTTGTCTGTGCGTATCATTCTCGCTGGTTTTCAGATCGCCGGCCAGTTCATAGGCTTTCAGATGGGCTACAGCATTGTCAATGTCATTGATCCACAGAGCGGCAGCCAGTCCTCCATTCTGGCCCAGTTCAGCTATATCCTGGCCATCCTCATCTTTCTGTTGATCAATGGCCATCATTTGCTGCTGCAGGCCGTGATCCGCTCCTTCGAACTTATCCCGCCGGGCGGCTTTGTGCTGCAGGCAGGAATCTATGCCAAGCTTGTCAAGTTGAGCAGCATCATGTTTCAGGTGGCGGTGAGAATTTCTGCTCCAGTGATGATTGCCCTGCTGCTCACCACGGTGGCACTGGGGCTGATCTGCAAGACAGTACCTCAGATAAACATCTTGATTGTTGGCTTCCCGCTCAATATTGGCATTGGCCTGCTGATTTTCGGCATATCCATGGGCACGCTGGTCCCCTATTTCAGCCGCCTGTTGAAACAGCTGCTGCCCGTTGTCTATGGCCTCATACAGAGCGGCTGA
- the fliQ gene encoding flagellar biosynthesis protein FliQ, whose translation MTPEFLMGLAREAVEMTLLISLPMLGIGLIVGLVVSIFQAVTQVQEMTLTFVPKIVAVLLGLLFFAPWMISKMTAFARHIITIIPTLVH comes from the coding sequence ATGACACCTGAATTCCTCATGGGGTTGGCACGGGAGGCGGTCGAGATGACTTTGCTGATTTCTCTGCCAATGCTGGGCATAGGACTGATAGTCGGGTTGGTGGTGAGCATCTTTCAGGCCGTAACGCAGGTGCAGGAGATGACTTTGACCTTTGTGCCGAAAATCGTGGCAGTATTGCTGGGGCTGCTCTTTTTTGCTCCATGGATGATCAGCAAAATGACTGCTTTTGCCAGACATATTATCACCATTATTCCCACCCTGGTGCATTGA
- a CDS encoding flagellar hook assembly protein FlgD — MAIAALEPIVQNQHVADTRSHRDKLGRSDFLKMFITQMQFQDPLNPIDNTEFTAQLAQFSSLEQLFNINDNVVQMLNGQGTSARIQALNLIGKKVVAEGSSLRLSESSIPSASFVLNEDVSQCIVSIQDSQGRTVRNLPLGALEKGSHSFEWDGLDGDGQLMPEGVYTFRVLAKNFAGEEVTVSSRTSGIVTGVKLGGAMPIISVGDMEVPLSKIIAVEPAPATAANQSARTS, encoded by the coding sequence ATGGCAATTGCAGCACTAGAACCGATCGTGCAGAATCAGCATGTGGCTGACACCAGGAGTCATCGGGACAAACTGGGCCGCAGCGACTTCTTGAAAATGTTCATCACCCAGATGCAGTTTCAGGATCCCCTAAACCCCATCGACAATACCGAATTTACAGCCCAGCTGGCTCAGTTCAGCAGTCTAGAGCAACTGTTCAACATCAATGACAATGTGGTGCAGATGCTCAACGGACAGGGCACGTCGGCTCGGATCCAGGCCCTGAACCTTATTGGCAAGAAAGTAGTTGCTGAAGGAAGCAGTCTGCGCCTGAGCGAAAGCTCCATACCATCTGCCTCATTTGTCTTGAATGAGGATGTCAGCCAATGCATCGTTTCCATCCAGGACAGCCAGGGTAGAACGGTGCGCAACCTGCCGCTGGGAGCTCTTGAGAAAGGAAGCCACTCTTTTGAATGGGATGGCCTCGACGGCGACGGTCAATTGATGCCGGAAGGGGTCTATACTTTTCGTGTGCTGGCAAAAAATTTTGCCGGAGAAGAAGTGACTGTCAGCAGCCGCACTTCAGGAATTGTCACAGGCGTCAAGCTCGGAGGGGCAATGCCAATAATCTCCGTGGGGGATATGGAGGTGCCCCTCAGCAAAATCATTGCCGTGGAGCCAGCGCCTGCCACGGCTGCGAATCAATCTGCAAGAACTTCGTGA
- a CDS encoding flagellar hook protein FlgE, translating into MSISSSLYSGISGLNVLGNSMAVIGDNIANVNTVAFKSSRVTFQDLLAQNVSVASGSAQIGRGSRLSDISATFDQGSFENTSEPTDLAIGGSGFFILENRDTGDRYYTRAGQFKFDQEGYLVNPERYVVQGWRLDAETGEDQGDITDIHLNDFSSPPQETNLLQLTTNLDSRRALDTVAGANLASKWDASLDPPLTPNDYAYQTSINIYDSLGSEHTLTLYFDRTDANDQYEFLVTTDPGKDQNQAAKGALAGVYMRGIITYDANGNLASLSNLETKDNDPTNWTAATFGTNNYPQFTVDFGQGPQTIELNLGLYWNGTGWARDANFTSTKYASSSTTIGQSQNGYGPGFLQSVSVDTDGIMVGHYSNGQVTPLYRVALANFNNPWDLTKKGGNLFAASQRTGDPSTGHPGTNGLGTIASNALEQSNVDLADQFVKMIIFQRGFQANSRIITTTDTMLQELINLKR; encoded by the coding sequence ATGTCAATTTCAAGTTCTCTCTACTCGGGCATCAGCGGCCTCAATGTCCTGGGAAATTCCATGGCTGTCATTGGCGACAACATCGCCAATGTGAATACCGTGGCCTTCAAATCGAGCCGGGTCACCTTCCAGGATCTTCTGGCCCAGAATGTGTCAGTGGCTTCGGGGTCAGCCCAGATAGGCCGTGGTTCTCGTTTGAGCGACATCAGCGCCACTTTTGATCAGGGTTCCTTCGAGAACACCAGTGAGCCTACTGACCTGGCAATTGGCGGCAGCGGCTTTTTCATCCTGGAAAACAGAGACACGGGCGACCGCTACTATACCAGGGCCGGACAGTTCAAGTTTGATCAGGAAGGCTACCTGGTAAATCCCGAACGGTATGTGGTGCAGGGCTGGAGGCTCGATGCCGAAACTGGTGAAGACCAGGGTGACATCACGGACATTCACCTGAACGATTTCAGTTCCCCGCCCCAGGAGACCAACCTGCTGCAGCTGACCACCAATCTGGATTCTCGCAGGGCGCTCGATACAGTGGCCGGTGCCAACCTGGCGAGCAAGTGGGATGCCAGCCTGGATCCACCGCTGACCCCGAACGACTATGCCTACCAGACTTCGATAAATATCTATGACAGCCTGGGCAGTGAGCACACACTCACCCTCTATTTCGACCGAACAGATGCCAATGATCAGTATGAATTCCTGGTGACAACCGATCCAGGCAAGGATCAGAACCAGGCTGCCAAGGGAGCTCTTGCCGGAGTCTACATGCGAGGCATCATCACCTATGATGCCAACGGCAATCTTGCCAGTCTTTCCAACCTGGAGACCAAGGATAACGATCCAACCAACTGGACAGCTGCAACTTTTGGCACCAACAACTATCCTCAGTTCACCGTGGATTTTGGCCAGGGGCCCCAGACAATCGAACTCAACCTGGGTCTCTACTGGAACGGTACGGGCTGGGCCCGTGATGCCAACTTCACCAGCACCAAGTATGCCTCTTCCTCAACCACCATAGGCCAGTCGCAGAACGGCTACGGTCCAGGTTTTCTCCAGAGCGTATCTGTGGACACCGATGGTATTATGGTGGGTCATTACTCCAACGGGCAGGTGACGCCTCTTTACAGGGTGGCTCTCGCCAATTTCAACAATCCCTGGGATTTGACCAAGAAGGGGGGCAACCTCTTTGCAGCCAGCCAGAGAACAGGAGATCCATCCACCGGCCACCCCGGCACCAACGGGCTGGGGACCATAGCCTCAAATGCCCTGGAGCAATCCAACGTAGATCTCGCTGACCAGTTCGTCAAGATGATTATTTTCCAGCGGGGATTCCAGGCGAACTCGAGGATCATTACTACTACTGATACCATGTTGCAGGAGCTGATAAATCTGAAGCGGTAG
- the fliO gene encoding flagellar biosynthetic protein FliO, whose amino-acid sequence MNCSRSPLHLRTILAAAILFLLAACPSTLYGASPAVAQVAGGPQNILWSSIRMAGGLALVLGLLIVTLYFLKRWWVKLARGSSKSHIQVIDMRLVAPKKSIALVEVAGERFLLGVGTESINFLSRISQQAEEAVDRGRGFLSFTDRLTEAMQPGIGTSDEHQQQAAAPEDRPLTVMK is encoded by the coding sequence ATGAACTGCAGCAGAAGCCCTTTGCATTTACGGACGATTCTGGCAGCGGCAATATTGTTCTTGCTGGCAGCATGTCCCAGCACCCTTTATGGAGCTTCGCCAGCTGTAGCGCAGGTGGCAGGCGGCCCGCAGAACATTCTGTGGAGCAGCATCAGAATGGCAGGCGGTCTGGCCCTGGTCCTGGGCCTTCTCATTGTCACTCTCTATTTCTTGAAGCGCTGGTGGGTCAAGTTGGCCCGTGGCTCTAGCAAATCTCATATTCAGGTAATAGATATGCGACTGGTGGCGCCCAAGAAATCTATAGCTCTGGTGGAGGTGGCGGGAGAACGCTTCCTTCTGGGCGTCGGCACCGAATCCATCAATTTTCTCAGCAGGATCAGCCAGCAGGCAGAAGAGGCTGTTGACAGAGGGCGTGGCTTCCTGTCCTTTACTGACAGGCTGACCGAGGCGATGCAGCCAGGAATTGGCACTAGCGACGAACACCAGCAACAGGCTGCAGCTCCTGAAGACCGCCCCTTGACAGTAATGAAATGA
- a CDS encoding flagellar motor protein MotB — translation MARRRESESSGMDPNSWMMTFSDLMTLLLTFFVLLLSMSSMDSNLLQRFFTIFKGATGPLSFAEKSDVEAVGRMLKELRFAIPLEGSLDDEGLKKLLFEYKPDKWSKYEQLVSDGVEVKKSRRGLRIRFKDRILFRAGGTKLDPEVMPLLDRLAEIIRRSRFRVSVEGHTDDIPVHSKRFKDNWQLSLARAIEVVKYFTEVKDLSANRFRVGGFGSSRPLVPNTSQANRQRNRRIEVFLYRN, via the coding sequence GTGGCAAGGAGAAGAGAGTCAGAATCTAGCGGCATGGATCCGAATAGCTGGATGATGACCTTTTCTGACCTCATGACCCTGCTGCTGACCTTTTTTGTCTTATTGCTCTCCATGTCCTCCATGGACTCCAACTTGCTGCAGAGGTTTTTTACCATTTTCAAAGGGGCAACCGGACCTCTCTCCTTTGCGGAGAAATCGGATGTGGAGGCAGTAGGCCGTATGCTCAAGGAGCTCAGATTCGCCATTCCCCTGGAAGGAAGTCTCGATGACGAGGGTCTGAAGAAATTGCTCTTCGAGTACAAGCCGGACAAGTGGAGCAAATACGAGCAGCTTGTCAGCGATGGTGTTGAGGTCAAAAAGAGTCGCCGGGGCTTGAGAATACGCTTCAAGGACAGAATCCTGTTTCGGGCGGGGGGCACCAAGCTGGACCCAGAGGTGATGCCATTGCTCGACAGGCTTGCTGAGATTATTCGCAGGAGCCGGTTTCGGGTCTCAGTGGAAGGGCACACTGACGACATTCCCGTGCACTCGAAGCGCTTTAAAGACAACTGGCAGCTCTCTCTAGCCAGGGCAATCGAGGTGGTGAAATACTTCACCGAGGTGAAAGATTTGAGCGCCAACAGGTTCAGAGTGGGTGGCTTCGGCTCCAGTAGACCTCTGGTGCCGAACACCAGCCAGGCGAATCGCCAGAGGAATCGCCGAATCGAGGTTTTTCTCTACCGAAATTAA